TGTTTCTCACATATTGAGcacataaataatatttttttatagattcTGATGGAATAGTCAAGCAAACCAAAATGAGTGTGAAGGGTGCTATGGAGCGGTCTCTTAATGATAGTAAAATCATACTGAGGTTCAATGAGAAACTACAAGCAGTCGGAGATAGAGCTGGCCTGCTGAGTGGCATTCTAGGAGCGTGGGTTCTGATTACAGCAAATTTTCTATCTGTAATAAAAGTTGGGCAAAGGTGCAGAAAAAAGACAGGGTTTATAATGATTGCATAAAGGTAATGACTTTTGGCATTGTTTAATCATATCAAACCTTTCAACTTACAATTACTTACAGTTGGACATTGTCGTTGCAGGAGATGTTCCACTTTCAAGAAGATAGCGGTGGTAGAATCAAGAAAACATTTTTGCAACAAATAGGGAGGTCCTGGAAGGATACAAGAGGGAGGCTATATGACTCGCATTACAAACCAACAAGGACACTTGAGCAGAATCTTGATAACCGCCTGGCAAGAATTCCTAGAGAGCATTGGAGGTGGTTTATTGATTACCGTAATAATCCTGCAACAAAAGTACCCCATTTTTTAAGTAGCCTTTATctttaatccacctaagtttcAAATAAACGCATATAATACCAACTAATTTTCAGTCTTAGAGATTACTTTATTGCATTCAATCTTTTGTGGagttatatatattacttttcaaagaaagagaaaaataatgtatatataagtaatatactaaagtaaaagagaattataagaacatttaactatttatGGTACGCTCGTATGTATTCATTCTGTGTGTAACCAATGTTACTGTTGATAACATAATAGGCGAAGTGCAAGAAAAACACGCTGAATCGAAAGAAGCAGTTTTACACGTATACTGACGATTCTAAAAGTTTGGCTAAGGCAAGGAAAGAAGAGGTAATatagatttaaaatcaaatacagGTGCCTATCATTGTCTTGaataattctcttttttttaagcAAATCATTATTCAGTTTTAATTTATAAGAAATTGACAAGTAATgctgattttcaaaaaataaatgttggagctattaaaataaatttactaTTTAAGTATAATCAATTACTCAATTCTTGAAAAATAAATGGAGCAATCATTAAATACTTAACCGATTGAGGTAAAATAAATTGGTTGGTATGTAGTTTGGATTTATTTATAGAGTAgaacaagaaaaaattattgGAGAAAATTAAATAAGTGAAACTTATGGTATAAACTGTATTGTCACAGACACAAACAAGGGAGGCCAGGAGAGTTGGTAGAGGAAAAGTATGGATCCTAAAGCACAAACGATGTGATGGCACCTACATACACGAATAAGTGCAGAGGATTGCTGTAAGTACACCTAATCATTTATGTTGTAACATGttaggtttaattattaaaatgtcTTGAGTATGCTATATTCCTAGTGTGATTGTGTATGGTTATTTACATTTGCAGAAAAAAATATCTGAGATTGAGTAGCTGGATAAAACTACGAGAATATTGTCTGAAAATAATTCCCTTGTCCAGGTTCTCGGTAAAGAGCGCTTGGTTAGAGTGCGTGGTATAGGTTTCGGGCCGACACCAAGTCAACTCTTTCGTCCGAGTTTGTAGCCGCCGGTGGATAGAGCTCAAATAGAAGAGACCCAAAGGATGCTGTTTGAACTACAAGTGGAGGTGACGGCCAAGAAATTGAGAAGGAAGGTAGTGGAGGATGAAGTAAcagtagaaaatttgaaaaagaaggcaATGAAGGATAAAATAGTAGCAGAAAAAACGAAGAGACAGGTATTAGAGACTGTACTGAGTTATGTAGTCCAACAGCAAGGTGAGAAGCTGTCACTAGACATCGCTGCACAGGTGAATTCTTTGGATGGACATggcaaaaaatagaaattaggaTATATGTGATAGTTTATTTTTcagtatatattttgtttatgttACTATACAACATTAATTATTAGCCAAATGCTTTACTTTTTTGGATGACTATTGAAATACTTTACTGATATTACAAtaaatatgttaatttttttttacagttAAATATTCTTGAGTCTTTTGCCTGTAATATAATATAGAATTTTAGAGGGAAacgataaaatttttaaaataaaaaaatactccaTACAATTAAGAAATATTCCTaggttaataaaataaatcaaaataaaagtttagaatttaaaaaaaagcgAGCGTTAATCAATTAGCGGCGATTTTAAACCGCCGcaaataaatatcatataaaaCACATGAAAAAAATAACAGCGGTTTAAGTACGTCACAAATAATATGGCTAAATTTCTCTTGTCAATTTTCGGCGGTTATAAACCGCCGCTAAACTAAGCAACGCAAAATAATTGATTTGCTGTGGTTGCTGCCTTGCTGGAAACCACCACAAAATGTCATTCCCACCTCTTTATGCGCTGCGTTTGCAGTTTCGCTGGTGTTATATTTTCCGTTCCTGTTGTAATGATTACAGGATCTTCCAAACTTCACAAATATAATGGCGCATAGCTAATTAAGAGATGAAAGTCATTAAACTTTCAAATGAAAACAAGTTactctctttttctttggaaaaaaaaattatgtgtcTTTTTAGTTATGTTATGTACAACATTTaaaacaataattattttttattgaaaaataaaaatatctctaatattatttttcttattaatattttattattctaacttttttttacttaataataaaagatataacaggtaaaatttattaataattttttagaattgaaaaataatacttattgcaacaaattttttttttttaaaaagagataatttatatgatgaaatagaaaaaatatattaaatagatTTGTTTATGATGGTTCAAATAAACAATGTGAATATTCAAGATATATTACAATGCATATGACACTGTAGCCATAGCCACCCTGTAGCTTATAGCTTCATGTTCTTTCATctgttaatatatattatattatacgCTCCACTTTTGATGTTAAATTTAATGTGTCTAATTCCAAAACTTGTTTGTTTTGGTGTTTTTATCAAAGTAATCAAGTAGCCAGCTAGCTAGCGTGTTCGAATACGTTCATTCCAATTTCAATTCTGCAGAATgaaaatatgtataatatatttGGACAAGTTGGAAGTATTTGACCTAACtaaaaatgaaagataaaagaacaattaagaagtggaaatgTATGCATATATTGTCCTTTAGCTCCACATAACGATTAATTAAGTGGTGTTTGAAGTCATATTATATCTATTATCTATTGAAAAGTATTTAGATAAAAACgtttaaaatgtctttttttaaaagatactttttagtaattaaaatttaatacatataatcgattaaattgtattatttttgttaaaattagacgagacaaattaatttgaccgaaaaatagttaatcaaatcttgaattagtctaaattaatattattttttataaaaaataactataatatccttattatagaaaataactaaaatattcctattatatatattgattttgAAATACTAAATTCTACCTTTTTACTTCTTTGCGAGAGGTTAACATGGTGCTAATAGTTGAAAATCGGCAGGGACAACTCTCTCCAAGTTGATTGCTGTacttgagagagagagagagagagagagagagagagagagagtattttagttattttctataataagggtattgtagtaattttctataaaaaataatattaatttagactggttcaaaatttgattcactatttttcgattaaattaatttttttgacctaattttgacaaaaataatctgatttaatcaattatatgtgttaaattttaattaataaaaaacatctttaaaaaaagacgttttagacGTCTTTATCTAAGTGGGTCATTtatctatctattttatatatatatatatataattttataaccaAAATGTAACATATGTCAATTTTTCATTACAATTGAAATCAGATGTCCTTCCtactaattttagtattttacaaccaaaatgtaTCATATGTCACTCCCTCattgtaattgaaataaaatatttttctccaaaattaaagGGTTTTCCCTCCTCTATCTTCCTTTCTCTATCTCCCTCATTTCTTCAACCACtctatttcttttatatattattatttattatcaatgactaattacgaatttaacaatcaaaatatacaaaatgacattctttaattgtattaaaattaaattgaaatattaaaattgaaatatatctatattatgtatcatatattactatttaatttaataaccaaatgtgtcacatgacactcttattaaaattgagagaaaatatttttttttcaaaattaataaactccctttctaaattctctcatctacctctctctatttttctatttctctctaccaTTTTCACTCTatacataatttatattttatattagtaatttgataaatcaaaatatgtcatccgatatttttttattctaattaaaataaaaattttcttccaaaattaacaaattcttactctaattcttcatttttatctttctctctctttttttctcattcTCTATGTTTTCTACCTTTCTGTTctacaaaaaacaaaattaacaaaataatataattcaaataaaaaatattattattatatacatatttttttagttttttatttagttttaaattttcaccgcttattttttaatctatatttttatttatcttctttcaaatatttattacatataatttagaaaaaatactaatgttataattaaaagttagaatcaagattcaattgtttaaaaaaaattaattttgagttaattttataactatcaatataatttttgtatactaatatctaattatatttttatgtacagagagaaaaaatattatttttaaataacaagtataaaaattaattatttttatttgtgcaacTGACTTATTAACacttaattaaatgtaaaagtatacacgttaaattgtttcaaattttagataacgaatgttaagattaattattaataaaaaattaaattttttcatataaaaataataactaaaaattttattatttaattttgtatctATAGAGACTTTAGTCCTTTTAGtcataaaattttatcaatctatgactttttttttataaaagcagtataattttataaatttttttgtatcatGCATAATCTATATTATTAAGATAAAGTGGGCtgtaattttaaaagtttatattttcATAATGTTATTACAAGTAAAAATACTAGTATGATAAAAGTGGAGGCCtctgaaggttgtggtaggcttagagaaggggggttgaatctatgcctacCTTTTAAGTTGCTATTATGAccttttaaaacaaactttcaattctgattctATTTGTACTCAGCAgagaaaatttatgagacaatttatttttgatggAAAAAGCATCGTAGTGCCTCCTATTACTGCGAACAACTtcgagttgaagcctcaactggtcaccctggtgcaacaaaactgccagtatcatggtcttccccacAAAGACCcaaattaattcatttcaagttttctgcagatttgtgatactgtgaagacaaacgGAGTGAACCCAGATGTGTACAAACTAatgctcttcccatttgctttgagggatggagcaaaactatggctagattctcaacccaaggacagtttggatacttggaacaaggtggttatTGAGTTTCTCACAAaaattttcccaccaaagaagctgactaagcttaggatggaggttcagaccttcagacagaaggatggtgagactctgtatgaagcttgggagagatacaagctactgactaggcaatgccctccagacatgttctccaaatggacacAAATAGACAtattttatgaaggcttgggtgaaatgtccaaaatgtgcttagataattctgcaggaggttcattgcacaagaagaagacaccggaggagactattgagcttattgaattggttgctagcaaccaatatttatactcctctaacaggaatcctgtgaaNNNNNNNNNNNNNNNNNNNNNNNNNNNNNNNNNNNNNNNNNNNNNNNNNNNNNNNNNNNNNNNNNNNNNNNNNNNNNNNNNNNNNNNNNNNNNNNNNNNNNNNNNNNNNNNNNNNNNNNNNNNNNNNNNNNNNNNNNNNNNNNNNNNNNNNNNNNNNNNNNNNNNNNNNNNNNNNNNNNNNNNNNNNNNNNNNNNNNNNNNNNNNNNNNNNNNNNNNNNNNNNNNNNNNNNNNNNNNNNNNNNNNNNNNNNNNNNNNNNNNNNNNNNNNNNNNNNNNNNNNNNNNNNNNNNNNNNNNNNNNNNNNNNNNNNNNNNNNNNNNNNNNNNNNNNNNNNNNNNNNNNNNNNNNNNNNNNNNNNNNNNNNNNNNNNNNNNNNNNNNNNNNNNNNNNNNNNNNNNNNNNNNNNNNNNNNNNNNNNNNNNNNNNNNNNNNNNNNNNNNNNNNNNNNNNNNNNNNNNNNNNNNNNNNNNNNNNNNNNNNNNNNNNNNNNNNNNNNNNNNNNNNNNNNNNNNNNNNNNNNNNNNNNNNNNNNNNNNNNNNNNNNNNNNNNNNNNNNNNNNNNNNNNNNNNNNNNNNNNNNNNNNNNNNNNNNNNNNNNNNNNNNNNNNNNNNNNNNNNNNNNNNNNNNNNNNNNNNNNNNNNNNNNNNNNNNNNNNNNNNNNNNNN
The genomic region above belongs to Arachis duranensis cultivar V14167 chromosome 3, aradu.V14167.gnm2.J7QH, whole genome shotgun sequence and contains:
- the LOC107477775 gene encoding uncharacterized protein LOC107477775, whose amino-acid sequence is MNSFDEYIDRMFATFNAEKRTRRKTTGFWDVDFIDSDGIVKQTKMSVKGAMERSLNDSKIILRFNEKLQAVGDRAGLLSGILGAWVLITANFLSVIKVGQSWTLSLQEMFHFQEDSGGRIKKTFLQQIGRSWKDTRGRLYDSHYKPTRTLEQNLDNRLARIPREHWRWFIDYRNNPATKAKCKKNTLNRKKQFYTYTDDSKSLAKARKEEKKISEIE